TAAAATGAGAGTACAAGAATCTATTGATTTGTCATATGAGTGGGGGATCCCTTCATAACAATTCTAAACAGGAAGGGAGAGTTGTATTTTGGAAATTGAAAGAATTAACGATCATACGATGAAATTTTTTATTACGTACGTTGATATAGAGGACAGAGGGTTTAACCGTGAAGAAATTTGGTATGACCGCGAACGGAGTGAAGAACTCTTTTGGGAAATGATGGATGAAGCTCGCGATCATGATGACTTCTTTATTGATGGACCGTTATGGATTCAAGTGCAAGCAGTCGACAAAGGGATTGAAGTACTTGTAACGAAAGCAGAACTTTCAAAGGATGGACAAAAATTAGAACTACCAATAGGTGTAGACAAAATTATAGATATTCCTTTAGATGAAGGAATCGAATCATTATTCCAGCAAGAATTAGAGGAAGAGGAAATAGAACCGACAGGTACAAACTTTAATGAAGATGGTACGTTTGGCTTTTTAATTAAGTTTAATGATTTTGAAGATGTAATTTCATTAAGTCATCGTCTAATTTTTGAAGATATAAAAGATGAACTGTATTCATTTGAGGACCGCTATTATGTATATGTGGAATTCGATGAAGTGCTACATGATGAGGAAGAGATTGATCGTATTTTAAGTATTGTTTTAGAATACGGGGAAGAGTCTACTTTAACGATTCATCGTGTAAGTGAGTATGGAAAGCAAGTTGTGAAAGAGCATGCGCTTGAGACAATTCGTAACCATTTTCCTTCTAAAACGTAGGCCGATTTCTATAGTATGAAATCGGCTTTTTTTATGAAGAATAGGAAAGTTTTCTTAGTAAGGGGGTAAGAGATGAAAAACACGTTAAAACTACTTTTCTTTTTTCTACTATTGTTCGCATTATTTGTTTCATTACGCATGTTTATTGATGTAGCATTTTATTCGGATGTCATGGGTATAAAAGACGTTTCGATTTTAGGTATTATTAGTATTTTATTTACGGTTTCTGCATTTTTAATTGGATGTGTTATTTTCTTAGAAAACAGACATCCATCCAAAACACTTACATGGTTAATCGTACTAGGAATTTTTCCAGTGTTCGGTTTCTTTGCTTATTTATTATTTGGACAAAACTTTCGCAGAAAAAGAATGTTCCAAAAGAAGGCGTTACTCGATGAACAGGCATTTTTACAATATAAGGGACACGAAGATTATGAAGAACGAATTTTACGAGACCATAAGCATCAAGAATTGCTATTTCGTTTAGCTGATCGATTGGGTGCTTTAAATATTTCATTTCAAACTGAAACGAGGACATTAACAAATGGAGACGAGACGTTTCAGGCAATTTTAGATGGGTTAAATCGAGCGAAACACCACATTCATATGGAGTATTACATTGTGCGTGATGACAAGCTCGGTACAGAAATTAAAGATATTTTAATAAAAAAATCAAAAGAAGGCGTTGTCGTTCGTTTTTTATATGACGCGGTTGGAAGTTTTAAATTATCAAATTCGTATATTGAAGAATTGAATGATGCAGGAGTAGAAATGATTCCATTTTTCCCTGTGCGCTTTCCGATTTTAAACGATAAAATTAATTATCGAAACCATCGAAAAATCGTTATTATAGATGGAAATGAAGGGTTTGTAGGCGGATTAAATATTGGTGATGAATATTTAGGGAAGGATAAATATTTCGGTTTTTGGCGAGACACGCATTTATATTTACGCGGTGAAGCAGTTCAAAGCTTACAGCTAATTTTCCTTCAAGATTGGTTTTATATGACTGGTGAGGCAGTATTAGCACCTGAATATTTACAAGCGAAAGCAGTTGAGGGTGATCATTGGGGCGGAGTACAACTCGTTGGAGGTGGACCAGATAATAAATGGGAAACAATTAAACATTTATATTTTGCAATGATTGCTTCAGCTAGGAAATCGATTTGGATTGCAACACCATACTTTATTCCAGACGATGATATTTTATCTGCATTAAAAGTAGCTGCACTTGCTGGTATTGATGTTCGTTTGTTAATGCCAAGTAAGCCAGATAAGCGCACTGTCTTTTATGCATCAAGATCGTACTTTCCGGAGTTATTAGATGCAGGAGTAAAAATATATGAATATGAAAAAGGTTTTCTTCATAGTAAAGTTGTTATCGTTGATTCGGATCTCGCTTCAATTGGGACAGCTAATATGGATATGAGAAGTTTTCATTTAAACTTTGAAGTAAATGCCTTTTTATATGATACAGATAGCATTCGAAAGCTCGTTCAAGATTTTAAAGACGATTTAGAAGAATCCAGTGAAATTCATGTTGACCGATTTCATAAGAGACGTCTTCATAGGCGGATTGTTGAATCGACGTATCGGTTATTATCACCTTTATTATAAAAAGAGATGTCCTAATTTAGGACATCTCTTTTTTTGAGAGGAATTTGTAGTAAATTGTAGAATACAAGGAGTTGAAAGGGTGTGATTGTGATGTTTATTGCAAGGAGAGAAAACGGAGAGAAAATTCATCTATTATATAACCGGGATGAAGAGTGTTTACGCGATATGCGTAAACGAGAAAAATTCTTTTGCACAGCTTGCGGAAAGGAAGTGCAAATGAAGTTAGGGACACAAAAGAGTTGGCATTTTGCTCATAAGAAAGTAGATTCATGTCTTGCGTTTTATGAGGCAGAATCTGTGTACCATATGCAAGGTAAAGAATTGTTATATAGATGGTTAAAACGTCAAAACTTTCATGTAGATATAGAGCATTATCTTTCGGAAATTCAGCAACGACCAGATATTTACGTAGAGAGGGCGGATAGAAAAATTGCGATTGAATATCAATGTGCAAATCTCTCCATAGAGCAGCTTTATAAGCGAACATATTCGTATTGGCAAGCTAGTATACAAGTTATCTGGATAATCGGTGGAAATCAGTTGAAAAAGCAATCCGCCCATTGGATGACATTCTCCGCCCTTATGGCCTTCTCCTTACAACCTTATCCTCAGCCATTCCTTATTTTCTTTTGTCCGAAACAAAAATCGTTTATGAAATGCGCGTTTATCACTCCGTTTTCTACAAATGTCTCTTTCTCACATACAATTTATTTACCAACCGATACGACTACTGTTGAAATGCTCTTTTCTCCCGTTCCTTTCCGAAAAGAGGTATTAGGACAAGAATGGAAGAGAAAAAAGAACCATTTTCGGCAAAACGCTCTATCTATCTGGAATTATAATCATAAGTCACTATTACGCCTCTTATATCAATATAAATGTACCCCATCGAGTTTTCCTTCTGAAATCGGTGTTCCGCTTCCATCCTCATTTGCTTTTCAAACAAATCCATTTATATGGCAAGCTTTTCTTTATATGAAGTGTATAAGTAAGCTTAAGGTAGGGGAGTATATTTCCCTTCAGTACGCATGTAATTATGTAGCGAAATATACGAAGAGGCGTCTACTTCCGTATTTTGCACAACATATATGGAAGATAGCAGTTGCAGAGTATATGACATTTTTATGTTATATAGGTGTGTTAAATAAAGTAGGTAATAATAAGTATCGAAAAATAAGAGATGTTGTTTTGTTAAAAACAGAGGAGGAAATTATGAAATATGATGACATTTGCTTAGCGCATGCACTATCTCTATTTGAGACAAAGTACAACATGAGAGAGGGAAAAGGGGATATAATAAAGACTGATCGTGAAGGAATTACATAAGAAAAATCGAATTGTACTTAAGTAGAGATATTTAAAGGAGGGCTTAAAGAATGGCTGAACAAAACACAGTAAAATCATTACCAGATCGCAATGAGATTGAAGAAGCAAACACATGGCGATTAGAAGATATTTTCCAAACAGATGCAGAATGGGAAAAAGAATTCCAAGCTATTAAAGAGCTATTGCCAAAGTTAACTGAATTTAAAGGGAAGCTTGGTGACTCTGCAGACAATTTGCTTGAGGCATTGCAATATGAAGATGAAATTTCAATGCGATTAGGTAAGCTATATACATATGCACATATGCGTTACGATCAAGATACAACAAACTCTGTGTATCAAGCATTAAATGATCGCGCAACAAATTTATACTCACAAGTATCTAGTAGCACAGCTTATATCGTGCCTGAAATTTTATCTATTTCAGAAGATACATTGGAAACATTCTTACAAGAAAATCGAGAACTAAGTGTATATGAGCATGCATTAGAAGAAATTACACGTCAACGCCCGCATGTATTATCGGAAGCTGAAGAAGCGTTATTAGCAGAAGCATCTGAAGTGATGAGTGCATCAAGTAATACATTTGGTATGTTGAATAATGCAGATTTAAAATTTCCATCTATTAAAGGTGAAGATGGAGAAGAAGTAGAAATAACACATGGTCGTTATATTCAATTTTTAGAAAGTGATGATCGTCGTGTGCGCGAAGATGCATTCAAAGCTGTATATGAAACGTACGGAAAATATAAGAACACATTTGCAAGTACGTTAAGTGGGGCTGTGAAACGTAATAATTTCAATGCCCGCGTTCGTAAATACGATTCTGCACGTCAAGCTGCATTAAGTAATAATAATATTCCTGAAGCGGTGTATGATCAACTTGTTGAATCGGTAAATGATAATTTACACTTACTACATCGCTATATTGATATTCGTAAGCGTGCCCTAGGTCTTGATGAGCTTCATATGTATGATTTATATACACCGCTTGTACCAGAAGTGAAAATGAATGTGAAGTATGAAGAAGCACAAGAAATGTTATTGAAATCTTTAAA
This genomic interval from Bacillus cereus contains the following:
- the mecA gene encoding adaptor protein MecA → MEIERINDHTMKFFITYVDIEDRGFNREEIWYDRERSEELFWEMMDEARDHDDFFIDGPLWIQVQAVDKGIEVLVTKAELSKDGQKLELPIGVDKIIDIPLDEGIESLFQQELEEEEIEPTGTNFNEDGTFGFLIKFNDFEDVISLSHRLIFEDIKDELYSFEDRYYVYVEFDEVLHDEEEIDRILSIVLEYGEESTLTIHRVSEYGKQVVKEHALETIRNHFPSKT
- a CDS encoding cardiolipin synthase; translation: MKNTLKLLFFFLLLFALFVSLRMFIDVAFYSDVMGIKDVSILGIISILFTVSAFLIGCVIFLENRHPSKTLTWLIVLGIFPVFGFFAYLLFGQNFRRKRMFQKKALLDEQAFLQYKGHEDYEERILRDHKHQELLFRLADRLGALNISFQTETRTLTNGDETFQAILDGLNRAKHHIHMEYYIVRDDKLGTEIKDILIKKSKEGVVVRFLYDAVGSFKLSNSYIEELNDAGVEMIPFFPVRFPILNDKINYRNHRKIVIIDGNEGFVGGLNIGDEYLGKDKYFGFWRDTHLYLRGEAVQSLQLIFLQDWFYMTGEAVLAPEYLQAKAVEGDHWGGVQLVGGGPDNKWETIKHLYFAMIASARKSIWIATPYFIPDDDILSALKVAALAGIDVRLLMPSKPDKRTVFYASRSYFPELLDAGVKIYEYEKGFLHSKVVIVDSDLASIGTANMDMRSFHLNFEVNAFLYDTDSIRKLVQDFKDDLEESSEIHVDRFHKRRLHRRIVESTYRLLSPLL
- a CDS encoding competence protein CoiA encodes the protein MFIARRENGEKIHLLYNRDEECLRDMRKREKFFCTACGKEVQMKLGTQKSWHFAHKKVDSCLAFYEAESVYHMQGKELLYRWLKRQNFHVDIEHYLSEIQQRPDIYVERADRKIAIEYQCANLSIEQLYKRTYSYWQASIQVIWIIGGNQLKKQSAHWMTFSALMAFSLQPYPQPFLIFFCPKQKSFMKCAFITPFSTNVSFSHTIYLPTDTTTVEMLFSPVPFRKEVLGQEWKRKKNHFRQNALSIWNYNHKSLLRLLYQYKCTPSSFPSEIGVPLPSSFAFQTNPFIWQAFLYMKCISKLKVGEYISLQYACNYVAKYTKRRLLPYFAQHIWKIAVAEYMTFLCYIGVLNKVGNNKYRKIRDVVLLKTEEEIMKYDDICLAHALSLFETKYNMREGKGDIIKTDREGIT
- the pepF gene encoding oligoendopeptidase F, which gives rise to MAEQNTVKSLPDRNEIEEANTWRLEDIFQTDAEWEKEFQAIKELLPKLTEFKGKLGDSADNLLEALQYEDEISMRLGKLYTYAHMRYDQDTTNSVYQALNDRATNLYSQVSSSTAYIVPEILSISEDTLETFLQENRELSVYEHALEEITRQRPHVLSEAEEALLAEASEVMSASSNTFGMLNNADLKFPSIKGEDGEEVEITHGRYIQFLESDDRRVREDAFKAVYETYGKYKNTFASTLSGAVKRNNFNARVRKYDSARQAALSNNNIPEAVYDQLVESVNDNLHLLHRYIDIRKRALGLDELHMYDLYTPLVPEVKMNVKYEEAQEMLLKSLNVLGDEYVEILKEAYENRWVDVYENKGKRSGAYSSGAYGTNPYILMNWHDNVNNLFTLTHEFGHSVHSYYTRKTQPHVYGDYSIFVAEVASTCNEALLNDYLLKTTEDKKERLYLLNHYLEGFRGTVFRQTMFAEFEHIIHKKVQEGHAVTPDMLTEIYYDLNKKYFGDALVIDEEIGLEWSRIPHFYYNYYVYQYATGFSAATALSKQILEEGQPAVERYINEFLKAGSSDYPIEVLKKAGVDMASPEPVKEALQVFEEKLNELEALLFEEK